In one window of Bacteroidota bacterium DNA:
- a CDS encoding glycosyltransferase: MKLSVIIVNYNVRPFLESALVSVQKAMKGIEGEVIVVDNASDDGSAEMVRQRFPDVRLIVNEKNAGFAAANNAALGESKSEYILLLNPDTLIQEDTIRVMIDFLDDRPEVGLAGCKVLNSDGTFQLACRRSFPTPWVAFTKIAGLSSIFPWSPHFARYNLTYLDPEQAYEVDAVSGSFMFVRRKAIEQVGGLDEQFFMYGEDLDWCYRIKQEGWKIYYTPATQIIHYKGQSARRSDIDEVKLFYEAMHLFVKKHFKRGVVSPLLLTAGIAAREWIAFLIRIARPLRAAVLDLFFVNLALLLGELIWFGELFRLPAYAYPVTTTIPWLIIAVAMYSMGAYTTRKLSISRAAGAVLVGYVVISALTFFFKQYGFSRMVVLISGVISMILLPGWRLAASALLRSPERRRGGLFGRRTIIVGTGTSGQEVLRKLRARIDDGYDVVGFIDVNRRRVGESLAGVEILGSIDNIGKVIQEQKASDVIFSTDNLSYTDILSVIGRARNKSVNFRLVPSSLEVIIGKTHIDQLDDIPLIEIEYNIDRTLNRALKRCFDIAGSSILLLLVYPWVAMGKRGETKAGQFRQKVLFLPRVLDGSMSLVGPPADSSGASRNGSLGSHAYLGKPGLTGLVQLNYRADLTAEESEKYNLYYAKNQSLLLDFEIMLKTFLGKRKP, from the coding sequence TTGAAGCTCTCCGTCATCATAGTGAATTACAACGTCCGCCCGTTTCTCGAGAGCGCGCTCGTCTCCGTACAGAAAGCGATGAAAGGGATCGAGGGAGAGGTCATCGTGGTCGACAACGCTTCGGACGACGGGAGCGCGGAAATGGTCCGGCAGAGATTTCCCGACGTCCGGCTCATCGTGAACGAGAAGAATGCAGGGTTTGCCGCCGCGAACAACGCCGCGCTCGGTGAATCGAAGAGCGAGTACATTCTTCTCCTGAACCCGGATACTCTGATCCAGGAGGATACGATTCGTGTCATGATCGACTTCCTGGACGATCGCCCCGAAGTGGGGTTGGCCGGATGCAAGGTGCTGAACTCCGACGGCACGTTTCAACTCGCCTGCCGCCGCAGTTTTCCGACGCCGTGGGTGGCCTTCACGAAAATAGCCGGCTTGAGCTCCATTTTTCCCTGGTCTCCCCACTTCGCCCGGTACAACCTCACCTATCTCGATCCCGAGCAGGCCTACGAGGTCGATGCCGTGAGCGGATCGTTCATGTTCGTCCGGCGGAAGGCGATCGAACAGGTGGGGGGGCTTGACGAGCAGTTTTTCATGTACGGCGAAGACCTCGACTGGTGTTACCGGATCAAGCAGGAAGGGTGGAAGATCTACTACACTCCGGCGACCCAGATCATCCATTACAAGGGACAGAGCGCGCGCCGAAGCGACATCGACGAGGTGAAGCTTTTCTACGAGGCGATGCATCTCTTCGTCAAGAAGCATTTCAAGCGCGGTGTCGTTTCCCCGCTGCTTCTCACCGCCGGGATCGCCGCACGGGAATGGATCGCCTTTCTGATCCGGATCGCCCGCCCTCTTCGGGCAGCCGTCCTGGACCTGTTCTTCGTCAACCTGGCGCTCCTTCTCGGAGAGCTCATCTGGTTCGGCGAGCTCTTCCGGCTCCCCGCCTATGCGTATCCGGTAACGACCACCATTCCGTGGCTGATCATCGCCGTTGCGATGTACTCCATGGGCGCCTATACCACGCGAAAACTTTCGATCTCTCGCGCGGCCGGTGCAGTGCTCGTGGGATATGTCGTCATCTCGGCGCTGACTTTCTTCTTCAAGCAATACGGGTTCAGCCGCATGGTCGTCCTGATCTCGGGCGTGATCAGCATGATCCTGCTTCCGGGCTGGCGCCTGGCGGCGAGCGCCCTGCTTCGATCGCCGGAGCGCCGCCGCGGTGGCCTGTTCGGCCGCCGCACGATCATCGTCGGCACCGGGACCTCGGGACAGGAAGTGCTCCGGAAGCTCCGGGCGCGAATCGACGACGGGTACGATGTCGTCGGCTTCATCGACGTGAACCGCAGGCGCGTGGGGGAGAGCCTCGCAGGGGTTGAAATTCTGGGAAGTATTGACAATATTGGAAAAGTTATCCAGGAACAAAAGGCGTCTGACGTGATTTTTTCGACCGATAACCTCTCCTATACGGACATCCTCTCCGTCATAGGGCGGGCGCGGAACAAGTCGGTGAATTTCCGCCTCGTCCCGAGCAGCCTCGAGGTGATCATCGGCAAGACGCACATCGATCAGCTCGACGACATACCCCTGATCGAGATCGAGTACAACATCGACCGGACGCTCAACCGCGCTCTGAAGCGATGCTTCGACATCGCGGGATCGTCGATCCTTCTCTTACTGGTTTATCCCTGGGTGGCGATGGGGAAGAGAGGGGAAACCAAGGCGGGGCAATTTCGGCAGAAGGTGCTGTTCCTTCCCAGGGTACTGGACGGATCGATGAGCCTGGTCGGGCCGCCGGCAGATTCATCCGGCGCCTCGCGGAACGGCTCTCTCGGCTCGCATGCCTACCTCGGGAAGCCGGGGTTGACCGGATTGGTTCAACTCAATTACCGCGCGGACCTGACCGCGGAAGAATCTGAAAAGTACAACCTCTACTACGCAAAGAATCAATCGCTCCTGCTTGATTTCGAGATCATGCTGAAGACCTTCCTCGGAAAAAGGAAGCCGTAA
- the nadC gene encoding carboxylating nicotinate-nucleotide diphosphorylase, which yields MMTGVHSDSRIERLIEEALMEDLGIGDITTDAIVPGDERGLGEIRAKESGVIAGVEIASQTFHFVDPNLAFTSVAADGSSIKPGTVVASIEGPVAGILKAERTALNILQRMSGIATLTRKFVDAAGGTKARITDTRKTAPGLRVLDKLAVRLGGGTNHRFGLDDMVLIKSNHVVSAGGISAAVDRCLRFLKEKNYRARVEVETRNLDEVREALRCPGVDRLMLDNYSIPDMVLAVKLIDHAMEVEASGNVTLDTVRAIAETGVDYISVGALTHSPKALDLSLKILPPGSSSQPAP from the coding sequence ATGATGACCGGCGTCCACTCCGACAGCAGGATCGAGAGGCTCATCGAGGAGGCGTTGATGGAAGATCTCGGGATCGGCGACATCACCACGGATGCAATCGTTCCGGGGGATGAGCGCGGTCTCGGCGAGATCCGGGCGAAGGAATCCGGCGTCATCGCCGGAGTGGAGATCGCCTCGCAGACGTTCCACTTTGTCGACCCGAACCTGGCGTTCACATCCGTGGCGGCCGACGGGTCTTCTATCAAACCGGGAACGGTCGTCGCATCGATCGAGGGCCCCGTTGCCGGAATCCTGAAGGCGGAGCGGACCGCCCTGAATATCCTTCAGAGGATGAGCGGGATCGCGACACTGACGAGGAAGTTCGTCGACGCGGCCGGCGGCACCAAGGCCAGGATCACCGACACCCGGAAGACGGCGCCCGGATTGCGCGTGCTCGACAAGCTGGCAGTCCGGCTTGGAGGGGGCACAAACCACAGGTTCGGACTGGATGACATGGTCCTCATTAAGTCCAATCATGTCGTTTCCGCCGGCGGGATTTCCGCGGCAGTGGACCGTTGCCTCCGCTTCCTGAAGGAGAAGAATTATCGCGCGCGGGTGGAAGTGGAAACGCGGAACCTCGACGAGGTGCGCGAGGCGTTGCGATGCCCGGGCGTCGACCGCCTGATGCTCGATAACTACTCCATTCCCGACATGGTTCTTGCGGTGAAGCTCATCGACCACGCCATGGAGGTGGAGGCGTCGGGGAACGTCACGCTCGACACCGTTCGCGCAATCGCGGAAACAGGCGTCGATTACATTTCCGTCGGCGCGTTGACTCATTCGCCGAAGGCGCTCGATCTTTCGTTGAAGATCCTCCCACCGGGTTCCTCCTCACAACCGGCCCCCTAG
- a CDS encoding acetyl-CoA carboxylase carboxyltransferase subunit alpha, which translates to MAKTVLNFEKPIIDLEQKIEEMRKYSDSLLITDEIKMLEEKVQQLRKSIYDGLTRWQKVQLARHPDRPYTLDYISLMLTDFVELHGDRGFRDDKAIVGGLGRLGTEPVMIIGHQKGRDTKSNVYRNFGMPNPEGYRKALRLMKLAAKFGRPVITMLDTPGAYPGLEAEERGQAEAIARNLFEMSHLPVPIIVVIIGEGASGGALGIGIGDRILMLENTWYSVISPESCSSILWRSWDFKEQAAEALKLTAPDLLAQGIVDRIVPEPLGGAHRNPAQSAEILKQILLEELKKLKKLKLDKLIEKRIEKFGSMGEYDE; encoded by the coding sequence ATGGCGAAGACTGTCCTGAACTTTGAAAAACCGATTATCGATCTGGAACAGAAGATCGAGGAAATGAGGAAATACTCCGATTCCCTTCTGATCACCGACGAGATCAAGATGCTCGAGGAGAAGGTGCAACAGCTCCGCAAGAGCATCTACGACGGGCTTACGCGATGGCAGAAGGTGCAGCTCGCGCGGCATCCCGACAGGCCGTACACGCTCGACTACATCTCGCTGATGCTGACCGACTTTGTGGAGCTGCACGGCGACCGGGGGTTCCGCGACGACAAGGCGATCGTCGGCGGACTGGGACGCCTCGGCACGGAACCGGTGATGATCATCGGCCACCAGAAGGGGCGCGACACGAAATCCAATGTCTACCGAAACTTCGGGATGCCGAACCCCGAGGGGTACCGGAAGGCGCTGCGGCTGATGAAACTGGCGGCGAAATTCGGCAGGCCCGTGATCACGATGCTCGACACGCCCGGCGCTTATCCCGGCCTGGAAGCCGAGGAGCGCGGCCAGGCGGAGGCGATAGCCCGGAACCTCTTCGAAATGTCCCACCTCCCGGTCCCGATCATCGTCGTGATCATCGGCGAAGGCGCGTCGGGCGGCGCGCTCGGCATCGGCATCGGCGACCGCATTCTCATGCTGGAAAACACCTGGTATTCGGTCATCTCGCCGGAATCCTGTTCCAGCATTCTCTGGCGGAGCTGGGATTTCAAGGAACAGGCGGCGGAAGCGTTGAAACTCACGGCGCCCGATCTCCTGGCGCAGGGGATCGTCGATAGAATCGTCCCCGAACCGCTGGGCGGCGCTCACCGGAATCCGGCCCAGTCGGCCGAGATTCTGAAGCAGATCCTCCTTGAGGAATTGAAGAAGCTGAAAAAACTCAAACTCGACAAGCTGATCGAGAAACGGATCGAAAAGTTCGGATCGATGGGAGAGTATGACGAATAA
- a CDS encoding capsule assembly Wzi family protein → MRTPLWLFLVAGSLLIPAREASAQVENVPVSNQVYEFLNRMGVKGILPLYTNAMLPLSRRDVGEFLSQVAAKKEELSHAESDFLHKFIREFSHEINPPGEDAAVLLRDGFKDLFTQKEKYLYDYTDSTLSLYVEFLGSLEYRNVTGDSYGGTHVSLEEHGGRIRGTIKDRFGYFLEGTDGTIFGDKVFALSDRRLAGSFKLRLPGSTNFDNTSAYLRADLNWFNIEFGRERLLVGTGYGDRLLLSDNAPAFDAIRIDAHYKALRFVFIHGSLVQDSASFPGTIVEEPPGSNKYLALHRVQLSLVNTLNFGVSEMTIYQRYSPEFAYLNPINFYKSAEHSLGDRDNSFLSFDLELFPWKGYKFYGAWLIDDIDFSRFGTGWWGNEFGWQAGVYSTDAVGIHDLDADLEFTHVEPYVYSNRTSGNDYTNGSLGLGNHLEPNSDEWMAELSYRPCSSLRTWINCARERHGENITVNGVVVKNVGGSALQGHRSGDSEVAPFLDGNLVRTDRLGLRAAYEPFTNFFITGSFEIRETKRYTSGETLDDHLFTIQARVEY, encoded by the coding sequence ATGCGAACACCCCTCTGGCTTTTTCTTGTGGCCGGATCGTTGCTGATCCCGGCAAGGGAGGCGTCCGCCCAGGTAGAAAACGTCCCTGTCAGCAATCAGGTCTATGAATTTCTGAACCGCATGGGTGTGAAAGGAATTCTTCCCCTCTATACGAATGCGATGCTCCCCCTTTCGCGCCGCGACGTCGGGGAGTTCCTATCGCAGGTGGCGGCGAAGAAAGAGGAGTTGAGTCATGCGGAGTCCGATTTCCTTCACAAATTCATTCGGGAATTCAGCCACGAAATCAATCCGCCCGGAGAGGATGCCGCGGTTCTCCTTCGGGACGGATTCAAGGACCTGTTTACACAAAAAGAGAAGTATCTATACGACTATACCGACTCGACTCTTTCACTCTATGTCGAGTTCCTCGGATCGCTTGAATACCGGAACGTTACCGGCGATTCGTACGGGGGGACCCACGTTTCGCTCGAAGAGCATGGCGGCCGGATCCGCGGAACGATCAAGGATCGGTTTGGTTATTTCCTCGAGGGGACTGATGGCACGATATTCGGAGACAAGGTTTTTGCCCTCTCAGACCGCCGCCTCGCCGGAAGTTTCAAGCTGCGCCTCCCCGGTTCGACGAACTTCGATAATACGAGCGCATACCTGCGCGCCGATCTCAATTGGTTCAATATTGAGTTCGGGAGAGAGCGGCTGTTGGTCGGGACCGGATATGGGGACCGCCTCCTGTTATCGGACAACGCCCCGGCGTTCGATGCGATCCGGATCGACGCCCATTACAAGGCGCTGCGGTTTGTCTTTATTCATGGCTCACTTGTACAGGACTCGGCTTCGTTCCCCGGAACAATTGTTGAAGAGCCGCCGGGTTCCAATAAATATCTCGCTCTCCACCGGGTTCAGCTCTCGCTCGTTAACACGCTGAATTTCGGCGTTTCAGAAATGACGATCTACCAGCGGTACAGCCCCGAGTTCGCTTATCTGAACCCGATCAACTTCTACAAATCTGCGGAACATTCCCTCGGGGACAGGGATAATTCCTTCCTGAGTTTCGATCTGGAGCTCTTTCCCTGGAAAGGGTACAAGTTCTACGGGGCGTGGCTTATCGACGATATTGACTTCTCCCGGTTCGGTACCGGTTGGTGGGGCAACGAGTTCGGCTGGCAGGCGGGGGTCTACAGCACGGACGCAGTTGGAATCCACGACCTTGATGCCGATCTGGAGTTCACACACGTGGAGCCGTACGTGTATAGCAATAGAACAAGCGGCAATGATTATACGAACGGTTCACTCGGCTTGGGCAATCACCTCGAGCCCAATTCAGACGAATGGATGGCGGAGCTCAGCTACCGGCCGTGCAGCAGCCTGCGCACGTGGATCAACTGCGCCCGGGAGCGGCATGGCGAAAATATCACGGTGAACGGCGTCGTGGTGAAGAACGTCGGCGGGAGCGCGTTGCAAGGACACCGGAGCGGCGATTCGGAGGTGGCGCCATTTCTGGATGGAAATCTCGTCCGGACCGACCGGCTCGGACTTCGGGCGGCATACGAACCCTTTACCAATTTTTTTATTACGGGGTCCTTCGAGATCCGGGAAACAAAGCGATATACTTCCGGCGAGACCCTGGACGATCACCTCTTCACCATACAAGCGAGGGTCGAATATTGA
- a CDS encoding thioesterase family protein has translation MISTETKVRVRYADTDQMKMVYYGKFFEYFEQGRSDLLREIGLSYPEIERMGYYLPVIEAHARYLRSARYDDLLTVKTMLSELPQARVRIEYEVFNEGEKDPLASGYTVHTFVNAASGKPARAPGLFLETLGRSLTSANRDPVRGTKQS, from the coding sequence ATGATCTCCACAGAAACGAAGGTCCGCGTCCGATACGCCGATACCGACCAGATGAAGATGGTCTATTACGGCAAATTCTTCGAGTACTTCGAACAAGGGCGGTCTGATCTCCTCCGGGAAATCGGCCTTTCCTATCCTGAGATCGAGCGGATGGGTTACTATCTCCCCGTGATCGAGGCGCACGCCCGCTACCTCAGGTCCGCGCGCTATGACGATCTTCTCACCGTGAAAACCATGCTCTCCGAGCTGCCGCAGGCGCGCGTGCGCATCGAGTATGAAGTCTTCAATGAGGGAGAAAAGGATCCCCTCGCCTCCGGTTATACCGTCCACACGTTTGTCAACGCCGCCTCCGGAAAACCGGCGCGCGCTCCGGGCCTGTTCCTGGAAACACTCGGGAGGTCGCTCACCTCCGCGAACCGGGACCCCGTTCGGGGAACAAAGCAATCATGA
- a CDS encoding polyprenol monophosphomannose synthase, whose translation MPKILVVTPTYNEAENVELFISQVLSQVPGLEILIVDDNSPDHTGDIVEKLRNGNPRIHLLRRAGKMGLGTAYVEGFRFAIANKFDFVFEMDADFSHNPEEIPRFLSRMEECDLVVGSRYTNGVRVVNWPIRRLLLSYAANVYTRVITGMPLKDATGGFKCFRRSVLESINLDRVKSNGYAFQIEMNFKAWSKGFKVCEHPIIFADRQSGHSKMSKQIVREAVFMVWKLKLRKILGRL comes from the coding sequence ATGCCGAAGATCCTCGTAGTGACGCCGACATATAACGAAGCCGAGAACGTCGAGTTGTTCATCTCGCAGGTCCTCTCGCAGGTCCCCGGTCTCGAGATTCTCATCGTCGACGACAACTCGCCCGATCACACGGGCGACATCGTCGAGAAGCTGAGGAACGGTAATCCGCGCATCCACTTGCTCCGGCGCGCCGGGAAGATGGGACTCGGAACCGCGTATGTGGAGGGATTCAGATTCGCGATCGCGAACAAGTTCGATTTCGTGTTCGAGATGGACGCCGATTTCTCCCATAATCCGGAGGAAATCCCCCGGTTCCTCTCCCGGATGGAAGAGTGCGACCTGGTTGTCGGATCGCGCTACACGAACGGGGTGCGGGTCGTCAACTGGCCCATCCGCCGCCTTCTTCTGAGTTACGCGGCGAACGTCTATACGCGCGTCATCACCGGAATGCCCCTGAAGGACGCGACCGGAGGATTCAAATGCTTCCGGAGAAGCGTTCTGGAATCGATCAACCTCGACAGGGTTAAATCCAATGGCTACGCCTTCCAGATCGAGATGAATTTCAAGGCGTGGTCGAAGGGGTTCAAGGTGTGCGAGCACCCCATCATATTCGCCGACCGGCAGTCGGGGCATTCCAAGATGTCCAAACAAATCGTGCGCGAGGCGGTCTTCATGGTCTGGAAACTCAAGCTTCGCAAGATTCTGGGCAGACTATAA
- a CDS encoding Trm112 family protein, whose product MISKELLELLCCPACRGELEGDPARNTLTCRACGRSYHVEGKIPVMLVEEEPKRT is encoded by the coding sequence ATGATCTCGAAGGAGCTTCTTGAGTTGCTCTGTTGCCCGGCGTGTCGCGGGGAGCTGGAAGGCGATCCCGCGCGGAACACGCTCACCTGCCGGGCATGCGGCCGTTCCTATCATGTGGAGGGGAAGATTCCGGTGATGCTTGTCGAGGAGGAGCCCAAAAGGACATGA